A portion of the Krasilnikovia cinnamomea genome contains these proteins:
- a CDS encoding roadblock/LC7 domain-containing protein: MTVLTELGSLRARMPELRASVLATVDGLVVAHDARGIEPDALAALAAAHLALARRFAQAVDHGALRECVVECDGGYLTSYAAGPQALLTLVTSGDANLARVHLEARRCVRRLVRLLDREPPALTGQQVPAPVPRIPAQAGPNDRPPAWPDHHAPTGTADRSPAGPDHRAANAEPAGPESVEPAAAPAPLARRTPMAALRGIRGRGAR; this comes from the coding sequence ATGACAGTCCTTACGGAACTCGGCAGCCTGCGGGCCAGGATGCCGGAACTGCGCGCCAGCGTGCTGGCCACCGTCGACGGCCTGGTCGTGGCACACGACGCGCGAGGTATCGAGCCGGACGCCCTCGCCGCCCTGGCCGCCGCGCACCTCGCACTCGCCCGCCGCTTCGCGCAGGCGGTCGATCACGGTGCACTGCGCGAGTGCGTGGTGGAGTGCGACGGCGGCTACCTGACCTCGTACGCGGCCGGGCCGCAGGCCCTGCTCACGCTCGTCACCTCCGGCGACGCAAACCTCGCCAGGGTGCACCTGGAGGCCCGCCGCTGCGTGCGGCGCCTGGTGCGCCTGCTCGACCGGGAACCGCCGGCGCTCACCGGCCAGCAGGTCCCGGCACCCGTCCCCCGGATCCCGGCCCAGGCCGGACCGAACGACCGCCCCCCGGCCTGGCCCGACCACCACGCCCCGACCGGCACGGCCGACCGCTCCCCGGCCGGGCCGGACCACCGCGCCGCAAACGCGGAACCGGCCGGGCCAGAGTCCGTGGAGCCGGCCGCCGCGCCGGCGCCGCTGGCCCGGCGTACTCCGATGGCCGCGCTGCGGGGCATCCGCGGCCGCGGAGCCCGATGA
- a CDS encoding DUF4388 domain-containing protein, with protein sequence MIADTAAPGRLLRTAAAERWTGALVVTGRPGGTLYLTDGFVTYAESPAAPGVGELLTASGRLAARTWQAALDLGTAQGRVGQLLLDQGHLTRGELELCVHGATYDAAYFALGPVANGADFVAGQAHWLGAVLWIDAGAVDHESQRRQRLLDEIFPHPQLDSAPVTLAARLPVERVWLTATQWELIVHADGQRTPADLAQLLGRAGYATVQELRRLGALGLLEVPQPPERPAGRPEFVRLPPVRGAAVNASRPIAAAGADHPSLPARADHPSAAALADHPSAPALADHPSTAVPDGHLTGVVPDNQPAGPVADDHPTVTIPAAAVRGMRPPGDGARLPPPELARREPGARLPAELGGPAVLEPTGADEVLLKRIRSALRALR encoded by the coding sequence GTGATCGCCGACACCGCAGCGCCCGGACGGCTGCTGCGGACGGCCGCCGCCGAGCGGTGGACCGGCGCGCTGGTCGTGACGGGCCGTCCGGGGGGCACCCTCTACCTGACCGACGGCTTCGTCACGTACGCCGAGTCGCCGGCCGCGCCCGGGGTGGGCGAGCTGCTGACCGCCTCCGGGCGGCTCGCGGCGCGCACCTGGCAGGCCGCGCTGGACCTCGGCACCGCGCAGGGCCGGGTGGGACAACTGCTGCTCGACCAGGGTCATCTCACCCGGGGCGAGTTGGAGCTGTGCGTGCACGGGGCGACGTACGACGCGGCCTACTTCGCGCTGGGCCCGGTGGCGAACGGGGCGGACTTCGTGGCCGGGCAGGCGCATTGGCTGGGCGCGGTGCTCTGGATCGACGCGGGCGCGGTGGATCACGAATCCCAGCGCCGGCAACGGCTGCTCGACGAGATCTTCCCGCATCCGCAGCTGGACTCGGCCCCGGTGACCCTGGCGGCGCGCCTCCCGGTCGAGCGCGTCTGGCTGACCGCGACGCAGTGGGAGCTGATCGTGCACGCCGACGGCCAGCGCACCCCGGCGGACCTGGCCCAACTGCTCGGCCGGGCCGGCTACGCGACCGTCCAGGAGCTGCGCCGGCTCGGCGCCCTCGGCCTGCTGGAGGTGCCCCAGCCGCCCGAACGCCCGGCGGGGCGCCCGGAGTTCGTCCGGCTGCCCCCCGTGCGGGGCGCCGCCGTGAACGCCAGCCGCCCGATCGCCGCCGCCGGGGCCGACCACCCGAGCCTTCCCGCCCGGGCCGACCACCCGAGCGCCGCTGCCTTGGCTGACCACCCGAGCGCCCCTGCCTTGGCCGACCACCCGAGCACCGCCGTGCCGGACGGCCACCTGACCGGTGTCGTGCCGGACAACCAGCCGGCCGGTCCGGTGGCCGACGACCACCCGACCGTGACCATCCCGGCCGCCGCGGTACGCGGGATGCGCCCGCCCGGGGACGGCGCGCGGTTGCCGCCGCCGGAGCTGGCGCGCCGGGAGCCCGGCGCCCGGCTCCCCGCCGAGCTCGGCGGGCCCGCCGTGCTGGAGCCCACGGGCGCCGACGAAGTCCTGCTGAAACGGATCCGCAGCGCGCTGAGGGCCCTGCGATGA